The Sulfurimonas hydrogeniphila genome includes a window with the following:
- a CDS encoding thioredoxin fold domain-containing protein: MNFYKKLLLLPLLSISLYANYWDDYNLFAEYMGYERDYNKAVNIAKKENKDLLVILVSDGCPFCHRLVDTILIKKDIRDYINKKYIKLIINRDTDKNIPKKLIRPFSPVTYIIDAPSGQIIDEIDGWQEEENYLWHL; this comes from the coding sequence ATGAATTTTTATAAGAAACTATTATTATTGCCCTTACTGTCAATTTCTCTGTATGCCAACTATTGGGATGATTACAATCTTTTTGCAGAGTATATGGGATACGAAAGAGATTACAACAAAGCTGTTAACATTGCCAAAAAAGAGAATAAAGACCTTCTTGTAATTCTGGTAAGTGACGGATGTCCTTTTTGTCATCGTCTGGTAGATACTATTTTAATAAAAAAAGATATACGAGACTATATCAACAAAAAGTATATAAAGCTTATAATAAATCGCGATACAGATAAAAATATTCCCAAAAAACTTATCAGACCTTTTTCACCGGTTACCTATATTATAGATGCACCCAGTGGACAGATTATTGATGAGATTGACGGCTGGCAGGAAGAGGAAAACTACTTATGGCACCTTTAA
- the ilvD gene encoding dihydroxy-acid dehydratase: MRSDIIKKGFDKAPHRSLLRATGLKDEDFDKPFIGIANSYIDIIPGHFFLHEYGEIVKEAIREAGGVPFVFNTIGVDDGIAMGHDGMLYSLPSREIIADSIETVMNAHKLDAMICIPNCDKIVPGMIIGALRVNVPTIFVSGGPMAAGHKKDGTPIDLATAFEAVGQHAEGNMTDEELYEIECEACPSGGSCSGMFTANSMNTLCEAMGIALPGNGTVLAMTPERIAMVKKAAKRIVELAKMENNEKYNFKNILNEKAVHNAFTVDMAMGGSSNTVLHMLAIAKEADVDFKIENINAIAEKVAHIAKISPSLTTVHMKDIDDAGGVNAVMKEVSNRGNDVLQLDALTVTGETIGERIKDAEIKDTNIIHTNENAYSPVGGLSILFGNLATEGAVIKAAGIVDSMRHFKGTAICFNSQQEAIDGIMAHKVKPGNIVVIRYEGPKGGPGMQEMLAPTALIQGMGLGESVALITDGRFSGATKGASIGHVSPEAAEGGLIALIEDGDEIELDVDKHILQLNVDGEELARRKDHYVPYKNEVKSKWLKRYQLLVSNASNGAVLKTEL, encoded by the coding sequence ATGAGAAGTGATATAATCAAAAAGGGCTTTGATAAGGCGCCTCACCGTTCATTGTTGCGTGCTACCGGTCTAAAAGATGAAGATTTTGACAAACCGTTTATCGGAATTGCAAACTCTTATATTGACATTATTCCAGGACACTTTTTCTTGCATGAATATGGTGAAATAGTAAAAGAGGCCATCCGTGAAGCAGGCGGTGTGCCATTTGTATTTAACACAATCGGTGTTGATGACGGTATTGCCATGGGGCATGACGGTATGCTTTACTCTTTGCCGTCACGTGAAATTATTGCGGATTCTATTGAAACTGTTATGAATGCGCACAAACTTGATGCGATGATTTGTATCCCTAACTGTGACAAAATTGTTCCGGGTATGATTATAGGGGCACTCCGTGTGAATGTTCCTACTATTTTTGTCTCCGGTGGGCCTATGGCTGCGGGACACAAAAAAGACGGTACGCCGATTGACCTTGCAACTGCATTTGAGGCAGTCGGTCAGCATGCCGAGGGTAATATGACGGATGAGGAGCTGTATGAGATAGAGTGTGAAGCTTGTCCTTCCGGCGGAAGCTGTTCGGGTATGTTTACAGCAAACTCTATGAATACTCTCTGTGAGGCGATGGGTATAGCACTTCCTGGTAACGGAACTGTTTTAGCCATGACACCTGAGCGGATTGCAATGGTGAAAAAAGCGGCAAAACGTATTGTCGAGCTTGCAAAAATGGAAAATAACGAAAAATACAATTTTAAAAATATTTTGAATGAAAAAGCGGTGCATAATGCATTTACCGTAGATATGGCTATGGGCGGAAGTTCAAATACCGTACTGCATATGCTTGCCATTGCCAAAGAGGCAGATGTTGATTTTAAAATAGAAAATATTAATGCAATTGCAGAAAAAGTTGCACACATTGCAAAGATTTCTCCGTCATTAACAACTGTTCACATGAAAGATATAGATGATGCGGGCGGCGTCAATGCGGTAATGAAAGAGGTTTCCAACAGAGGCAATGATGTCTTGCAGCTTGATGCACTGACTGTTACCGGTGAAACTATCGGCGAGAGAATTAAAGATGCCGAGATAAAAGATACAAACATTATTCATACAAATGAAAATGCCTACTCTCCTGTTGGCGGGCTCTCGATTTTATTTGGAAATCTTGCGACTGAGGGTGCGGTTATTAAAGCAGCCGGCATTGTAGACTCTATGAGACACTTTAAAGGTACGGCTATCTGTTTTAATTCACAGCAAGAAGCAATAGACGGAATTATGGCGCACAAAGTCAAACCCGGCAATATTGTAGTGATTCGCTATGAGGGTCCAAAAGGCGGTCCCGGTATGCAGGAGATGCTTGCCCCGACGGCACTTATTCAGGGTATGGGGCTTGGCGAGAGTGTTGCGCTTATTACCGACGGGCGTTTTTCTGGCGCTACCAAAGGGGCTTCCATCGGGCATGTTTCTCCTGAAGCTGCCGAGGGCGGACTGATCGCATTGATAGAAGACGGTGATGAGATAGAACTTGATGTTGACAAACACATCTTACAGTTAAATGTAGACGGCGAAGAACTTGCAAGAAGAAAAGACCATTATGTTCCTTATAAAAATGAAGTAAAATCAAAATGGCTGAAACGTTATCAGTTGCTCGTCTCTAACGCATCAAACGGTGCTGTATTAAAAACAGAATTATAA
- the thrS gene encoding threonine--tRNA ligase: protein MNEIAIKRDGEIIDTQTAKELGFEGEQIHLDNSPESLEVLRHSTAHLMAQAIKSLYPDAEFYVGPVVKEGFYYDFKTSAEIGEADLKKIEKQMLSFAKKKYPIEKYEITKEEAIEKFKNDHLKLEVMKRIPSDTVSIYKQGEFEDLCRGPHLPNIGLIRYFKLTKISGAYLGGDSKNEMLTRIYGIAFATKEALKEHMTMLAEAEKRDHRKLGNEMKLFTFREEVGAGFPIWLPAGGRLRARLESLLFKAHRKRGYEPVRGPEMLRSDLWKTSGHYQNYGENMYFTHIDELEFGVKPMNCVGHIKVYEDELHSYRDLPIKYFEYGVVHRHEASGALHGLFRVREFTQDDAHIFCRADQIEEQIIEVVDFVDKIMSTFEFDYKMMISTKPEKAVGSDEVWEISTQALKNAMDKNELAYEIDEGGGAFYGPKIDIKITDAIGREWQCGTIQLDFNLPERFKLEYNGEENDKIQPVMIHRAILGSFERFIGILTEHYAGEFPMFIAPTQVAIVPVAETHKEYAKLLSDKLIDINADSEIYAKNDSLNKRIRTAEKTRVPMIVVIGDEEIKNKTVAIRDRRTREQYNLSEEEFLKLIQTKINEVNF from the coding sequence TTGAATGAAATTGCTATAAAAAGAGACGGTGAAATTATAGATACACAGACAGCAAAAGAGCTGGGCTTTGAGGGTGAGCAGATTCACCTTGACAACTCTCCTGAGTCTTTGGAAGTTCTGCGTCACTCAACGGCACACCTTATGGCTCAGGCTATTAAGTCACTTTATCCTGATGCTGAATTTTATGTGGGACCGGTTGTCAAAGAGGGCTTTTATTATGACTTTAAAACTTCTGCTGAAATCGGCGAGGCTGATTTAAAGAAAATCGAGAAGCAGATGCTCTCTTTTGCAAAGAAAAAGTACCCGATAGAAAAGTATGAAATTACAAAAGAAGAAGCGATAGAGAAGTTTAAAAACGACCATTTAAAGCTTGAAGTCATGAAAAGAATTCCGAGTGATACAGTCAGTATTTACAAGCAGGGTGAGTTTGAAGACCTTTGCCGCGGACCGCACCTGCCAAATATCGGTCTTATCCGATACTTTAAACTGACAAAAATCTCCGGTGCCTATCTTGGCGGAGATTCCAAAAACGAAATGCTTACACGTATATACGGTATAGCATTTGCAACAAAAGAGGCCCTCAAAGAGCATATGACAATGCTGGCCGAAGCTGAAAAACGGGACCACCGCAAGCTCGGCAACGAGATGAAACTGTTTACCTTTCGTGAAGAAGTCGGTGCCGGTTTTCCTATCTGGCTGCCTGCCGGTGGACGCCTGCGCGCAAGACTGGAGTCTTTACTTTTTAAAGCGCACAGAAAACGCGGATACGAGCCTGTACGCGGTCCTGAAATGCTCCGTTCTGATTTATGGAAAACATCAGGGCATTATCAAAACTACGGTGAAAACATGTACTTTACCCATATAGATGAGCTTGAATTTGGGGTAAAACCGATGAACTGTGTCGGGCATATCAAAGTATATGAAGATGAACTGCACTCTTACCGTGATTTACCGATTAAATACTTTGAATACGGCGTTGTGCATCGTCATGAGGCAAGCGGGGCTTTGCACGGGCTTTTCCGTGTACGTGAATTTACACAGGATGATGCGCACATTTTCTGTCGTGCAGATCAGATTGAAGAACAAATCATTGAAGTAGTTGATTTTGTGGATAAAATTATGTCTACTTTTGAATTTGACTATAAAATGATGATTTCTACAAAACCTGAAAAAGCGGTCGGGAGTGATGAAGTGTGGGAAATTTCTACACAGGCACTAAAAAATGCAATGGATAAAAACGAACTGGCTTATGAAATAGACGAAGGCGGCGGAGCATTTTACGGTCCTAAAATTGACATCAAAATCACCGATGCCATCGGACGTGAGTGGCAGTGTGGAACAATTCAGCTTGATTTTAATCTTCCTGAGCGGTTTAAACTTGAATATAACGGCGAAGAGAATGATAAAATTCAGCCGGTAATGATTCACCGTGCCATTTTAGGCTCATTTGAACGCTTTATAGGGATTTTGACAGAGCATTATGCCGGAGAATTTCCGATGTTTATCGCCCCTACACAGGTAGCAATTGTTCCTGTTGCAGAAACACATAAAGAATATGCTAAGCTTTTATCAGATAAACTTATCGATATTAATGCCGATAGTGAAATCTATGCGAAAAATGATTCTTTAAACAAAAGAATCAGAACTGCAGAAAAAACCCGTGTTCCTATGATAGTTGTCATCGGGGATGAAGAGATTAAAAACAAAACTGTAGCCATTCGCGACAGACGAACTAGAGAGCAGTACAACTTAAGTGAAGAGGAATTCTTGAAACTTATACAAACTAAAATAAATGAGGTAAATTTTTGA
- the infC gene encoding translation initiation factor IF-3 produces the protein MSKNKDRVIMNDDIRVPEVRCNVDGGESLGVISTDEAMTKANELGLDLVLIAPNAKPPVAKIMDYGKFRYQEEKKLKEQRKNQVKIVVKEIKLSVKIAENDIAYKVKHAREFLEKGYHVKFRVFLRGREMAHPEAAKEVLMQVWPMVEDIAVMEKPPKFEGRYYNMYVVPKK, from the coding sequence TTGAGTAAAAACAAAGACCGCGTTATCATGAATGATGACATCCGTGTTCCAGAGGTGAGATGTAATGTAGATGGAGGTGAATCTTTAGGCGTCATCTCTACTGATGAAGCTATGACGAAAGCAAATGAATTGGGCTTAGACCTTGTGCTGATTGCTCCAAATGCCAAGCCGCCTGTTGCGAAAATCATGGATTATGGCAAGTTTAGATACCAAGAAGAGAAAAAGCTTAAAGAGCAGCGAAAAAATCAGGTAAAAATTGTTGTCAAAGAGATTAAACTTTCGGTGAAAATTGCAGAAAATGACATTGCCTACAAGGTCAAGCATGCAAGAGAGTTCCTTGAAAAAGGCTATCATGTAAAATTCAGAGTCTTTTTGCGTGGTCGTGAAATGGCACATCCTGAAGCTGCAAAAGAGGTACTTATGCAGGTATGGCCTATGGTTGAAGACATCGCCGTAATGGAAAAACCGCCAAAATTTGAAGGACGTTATTACAATATGTATGTCGTTCCGAAGAAGTAA